Sequence from the Mycoplasmopsis columboralis genome:
TTTGTGACTTCAAAACATGCAACTGTAGGACCATGACCTTTATCACATGGACTTTGCTCTCTTGAGTTACTTAGAAACAAATCTCTTAGTGCGCAAGCAAAATTCTTGTATGCAACCAAATTAATTGATGATATTATCATTGGAGATGCATTTGCTTCAGATGAAGAATTACAAGCATTTGCAAAAGTATCTCCACATTACATTACCTTTAAATTAAATCTGACTCTCTCATTCATAATACAGCTATTGAAAATACAATTTTATTTCATGAACCTCACTTTAGAAGAGGCGATACTAACGCATATAGTGTAAGATCAACCCAATCTAGAGTTAAATATAAAAACGAAAAATTTACTCCTTTAATTACACCTGAATTACTTAAAAAAGGTGATGTTGTTATTTGTAATGATAATTATGGTCAATACAAAGGTGAATTGCAAATTATTTTACAAGATCAAGAAAATGTTGATTTAGGAAAAAATAAAGTTGGAGAAATAGTTGAAGAAGAATTAATTCTTTTAGATTATTTAAAACCACTTGAAAGGTTCAATTTGAAAAATAATTATTACGCCATTGGTTTAATGAGTGGAACTAGTTTAGATGGACTTGATATTGCTTATGTTAATATTAAGCAAAACTCAAGTGATCCACAAGACATTAGTGTACAGTTAATAAACTTTGATATTGTCGAATATCCACAAACACTTAAAGCTAAGATTCTTAAATCTTTTAAAGAAGAATTTGACTCACGCTTTATGTGTTCGCTTAATTTTGAAATCGCACATTTTTACGCTCAATCTGTAAATGATTTTATTGCTAAATACAATCTTGATAAAGCTAAAGTAGATTTTGTAGCTACTCACGGACAAACTATTTATCATTTAATTGACCCTAGTGAAAATGAAGTCAAATCAACATTGCAACTTGGTGATATTTCAGTACTTGCTCAACAAGTGGGTATTACTACCATTGGTGATTTTAGACCGGCTGATATGGCTAACGGAGGCCAAGGTGCTCCGCTAGTACCTATGCCAGATTGATTATTACTTAAAAAACCAAACACCATTAGATTGCTTCAAAACATTGGTGGAATGGGAAATGTAACGGTGGTTAAAGAAGATATTAATGAAATATTTGCTTTTGACACTGGACCTGGAAATATCTTAATTGATTTAGCAATGCAAAAATTCTACAATCAAGGTTATGATAAAGATGCTAAAGTTGCTTTAAGTGGACAAGTAAACAAAGCATTGCTTGAAAAATTAATTCAAAAAGATACTGATTATTTAAATATCAAACCTCCTAAAAGCACTGGAAGAGAAAGATACTCAATTGAATACTTAAATGATGTTTTAGTTGGGTTTGAAAATATACCTCACCAAGATGTTGTAAGTACCCTCACTCAATACACTGCTTATAGCATTTATCATGCTTATACTAATTATGTTTTAACTAACGATACAAAAGCAGAAATATATGTATCTGGCGGAGGAGCTAATAATATCTATTTAATGAATGCATTAAAAGAATATTTTAAGCCTTTAGATATTCCAGTAAATCAAAGTAATGTTTTAAACATTAATATTGACGCTAAAGAAGCAATTGCTTTTGCGGTTCTTGGATACTTAACATTGCAAAAATTACCAGGCAATGTTCCAAATGCTACTGGTGCTAAAAAGTTCTCTATTTTAGGAAAAATCGCATTAGTTTAATTATTGAGACAGGATAGTTCCTGTCTTTTTAAATGTGTTTCAGTTTTATATACGAGTATAATTAAAATATGAAGAAAAAAGAAAGTTAAATCATACAAAAGGTGATATATTAAACAATTTATGAAACAAAGTTAAGAAAGAAAGTGATGCAAAACTAATAGATTTATATGGAAATAAACTAAAAACATTATATTTTAAAGGAAATAGTGATAGTCATGCATTTATAACAAGAAACACCGAAGATGCCAAATTAGCAATTGAAACTTACTACAATTTAAGAATTGATTACAACGTTATATCTATGTGACAGTTAGGACATATTAAACCTCCTAAACTTTGATATATAGATTTGAAAGATGATTTTAAAAGTAATTCATCCAACATTAATGAATCTTACTTGAGGTTAATAAAAAAATTATCAAATCAAATAGAAAATTATAAAAAACCTAACGCATCATATAACTTTCAAAAAGAAAGAACGATTATTGATTTTGTTCGTTCAATTTCAATTTATATAGCATTTGCTATACTCTTTGCGGTTTTGTTCGTTATATCTTATAATTTCGATAACATTATAATATCTGCCTATATAAATCCACGATCCCCGTTTTATAATACTTTTATCTTTGTGGGCATAATATATTTATTAATCGGAAGCTTTTTAGGATCTGGATTTTTTCTTTATAAAATACTTTTCAGATGAACAAAAACAGTAAAAATGAAATTGAAAAAATTTTATATTAAAGGTATTGAATTTTTCTAGGGAAGAACAAATATTTTTTTCTAACGAAAATGATAACTATTTAAATGAAATAATTTATTATTTTTTCTATTCATAAAAACAATTATATTATTATATCTAATGCAAATTTTAACGAGCAAAAAATAATTATAGAAGAATTAGAAGAGATAAAAAAACTTATAAATAAGGGTGTAAATACCAAAAATATAAAAGTTAAAATTATCTACTTAATAGAAGAGGAAAAATTTAAGTTAAGCGAGGTCAAAGAATATATTAGCGGGGTGTTTAATATTGACACAATTTTATATAAAAGTGAAAATTTTGAATATGTGCTGAAAAAATATTTTGAATTGACTAATATGACAGTTTATGAAAAAACTGTTAAGAAATCTTCTTTATTATTCAAAAACAAAAAGGATTTAGAAGTAGTAATATCTGAATTTAATAGACAAATAGAAACAAAATCCAATCAGAATCCAAATGCGACTTATATTGGCATAATTAAGGATTATTTTGAAGTAAATTTAAATGATGATTCACAATAAAAAACCAGGAAATAGTTAACATTTATTTTAATAATAATTTGTGAATTACCTTTTGCGTTGAAGGGACTAACTTCAATCTTAAAAAATAAAAGTATTATTTCTTTTAGGAATACTTGTTTTAGATTTTCTTCTTACCTAGATTTGTACTGATTTTTTGAAACCTTCATAAATAGAAAACAAACATGATAACAAACCAATTTCAGCGATGTATTTTAATTTTTTACAGGAATTCCCTGTATTTTTCTTTTTTAAAATTTCGATAAAAAAGTTACTAATTTTAATAGTTTTATACTTAATAAAAAGGTTTTTCCAAAACAAAAAACCAATACATATTAAGATGTTTAATTTGACAAAATTAATAAAAAAAGAATAAAAATGCTTTCAAAACACGTTTTTAAAAACCTAAAATATTTAAATAAAAGAAAACGAAAGTTTAAAAAACTTATTTCTAAATGTAAATAAAATCGAAAGTAAAATGTAAAAATAAAAAATTTTATTTAAAAAAATGATTTTTTTAGTTCAAAAACATAAATCATAAACGACTGATTTTTCTGATTTTAAAGTAGAAAAATTACTCTCACATTTACTATAAGTAAATGCTATTGAGGATCAATTGACAAACTAAAAAAATATGCCGGTACTATTTCTCGCTTAAAACCATGCGGGTGTGCGAATCTGTGCACGAAGAGCAATGTTCTAGGATTTTGTAGCTATCGCATTTTTGACTAATCTCCATAAATTTTGGACTTAAAGTACTTTCGGTGTATAACTTTAATGTAGACGATTTTGATTGTTTTTGTTATTTGTTTTTTGAAAGTTTAAAATCAATTTTTACTATTTGCAATTTCGGTGCCTTTAGGTCTTGAAAAAAGTGATTTTTTACTTTCGCAATGTGACTCATTTTTAAATGATTTAAAATTGATTTTTTTACTGATTTTTAAACCAAATGAAATCAACTTGCACATTTGATAATCTCTACTTGTTATTGTGAATTTAATTAAAAATCACACAACTTATAACCTAGTAAATGTTGTGTGATCCTTAAATGCAATCCGTATCGCAACATGGAAGAAAACAAAAAAATTCGATCCTTTTTTGCTTAAAGGATCGTTTTTTTAATATTTATTTTTGAAAAATTTGTTTCTTGAAGTATTGCTAGGTCTTCTTCTTTGGATCTTTGTAAATAATTTTTCTTCCATAGGAATTGGATTTCACTTTTCCTTGTAGTAATTTAAATCGAAAAATATCTCGTCAGCGGAAAGGTAACCGTGAATTTTTCTTGGCATTTGATTAATTTTGTCTTGAATTTCTTTTATTTTTTCATCAGAGACATTATTAAAATTAGTTCGTTTTTTGAAAAATCTTCTAACTATTCCGTTATAGTGCTCGATAGTTCCTTTTTCAAAAGAAGCATACGGATCTGTTAAGTATATTTTTATCTTCAATCTATAACCCAAGTAAAAAAGTTTGTTAAATTCAAAGCCATTATCAGTAGTGATAGATTTAACATTTAATCGGTATTCTTTAATTAAGTCTCAAAGAGTTATCAATATTTTTCAAGGATCTTTCGAATAAACTTTTTTGATTAGTCCAAAACGACTTTTTCTTTCAACGAAAGTTAATAAATGATTTTGTTTTAATCCGGTTTTACCGACTATTAAGTCTAATTCTCAATGACCGAAATCTGTTCTATCATCTATTTTAGAAGGTCTTGCTCAATAAGGAACAACTCATCTTTTACCTACTAATCTTTCTACTGCGCTAATATATCTTTTTCTACCTTTTTTGTATATTTTTCTGAGTCTGTCATCTCTAGTTATTACTCATATTCCTGAATTAATCCAATTAAAAACCGTTCTTAAGGAAGGATGATTTACTTCTGGATAATTGTTAGTAATCACTAAATAGGTAACCTCGACGCCTCATGTTTTTTTGTCAAATTTACTAAGAAAAAGTTTTGAAAATTCTAGATATTTTTCAAATGTATTTCTTAATTTGATTTGTTCAGATCATTGTCTTCTAATGTCATGTTTGTTTTGTGCCGAACAAGCTATATACCCATACAGATCTGAATTTTTCTTAATTTCATGATATAGAGAAATCCTGTGAATTTTGAGTTTGTCTGCTATTTCATTGAAAGAATATTCATTATTTTTTAGCAATATTTCAATTAACAATCTTTTTTGATAGTCAATTTTGTTATGATTTATATTGCCTCCCGGTCAGAAATATTATGGGGAGGTTTTTCTATTTAAAAAAATCGCCCCACCCTTTAATTTACTTAAAAGATGTTGCGATACGGATTGCAATCGGGGATCACACAACTTATAACCTAGTAAATGTTGTGTGATTTGATTTATGTTTAGAGATAACTCTTAATTTCAATTATCTTTAATAACCTAAGAATTCTGTAACAGCGTTAAGTCTTGCTTGATACTCTTCAATTGGAATTAAGATGTTTTTGTTAATGTCAACATTAACTTTGTTGTAATCACTTAGTGTTGGGTTTTTAGTGTTAAATTGATCAGCGAAAGTAGCATCAATTACATAAACTTTACCGTTGTTATCATAGTTTAAATTAACGTGTGGTAATCATTTACCGTTAGGGAAATAATAATCACCGTTGAATTGAATGTTGTTTTTATGTCCAAGAGCATTTAATGATAAAAACATAAATTCTGAATAAGCTTGACAGTTAAAAATACTTTCTTCATTTTTAAGAGTTAGGTAAACTTTATTTATCATTTTTTGACCTGTATGATAAAAGTTTTTAACAACTAAGTATTTAGTTAAAGCTTTTACTTGCATATCAAAATCTCATTTTCTTGAAGCTATTGTTGGAACAATGTCTCTTACCAAAGTAAAATATTTTTCGTAAAGTTCTTGTGTTTTAGAAGGGTTTTTATCTTCATTTTCATATACTAAGTCTTTACTGTTGTTAGCAAGTGTTCTTAATTTAAGTAAAACAAAGTCTCATTCTGATTTTGCTTTATTTTTTGTTCTTCAGTTTTATAGTTTTGTCTAAAATCTCACTTAGAATTTAAAAAATCTAAATCAACTTTATCTTTAACATCAAAAATCATTCAAGCATCTTCTTTAAAAGAAACAAATAAGTCATTTAGTTTATCTAAACTAAACAAATCTTTTAACTTCAACCATACATCATAACGAGTAAAATCAAAACCACTGTAATTAAGTTTGTCAAATAATTCAATTCAAGAAGAATTATCATTTTTTTAAAGCTTTTGCAATATCAGAAAGCAAGAAGAATATTGATAACTATCATTATTTGTGTTAATACCAGAATTTTTTCTTTCAATAATACCTTTTAAATGAGCAATAACTGCATTTATTACATTATTAAGTTCTGATTTTCAATTTAAATAATATGTTTTTAAATCTTTATTTAATAACTTAGCATAGTTATTGTTATAAAAATCATTTATGTTTTGATTAACTTTTGTAGTTCAGGTATTTGCTTTTCAAATTTACTTGAATTGATCTTAAAATATCGTTCGCATATTCTTTATTTTGTTCATAAAGTTTTAATTGTCTTTCTCTTTCAAGTTCTCATAAGTTTTTTCTTTTACAGGTTCTTCTTTTTTGATTTCTTGATTAGTTGAACAACTGAAAGTAATTAAAGGAAAGATACTTAAAGGAGTAATTAATGAGATTTTTTTAATTTAGATCATTCATATATTTAAATATACTGCTTGTTAAGTATTGTTCATAATACTTAAAACTACTGTAAAGTGATATTTAAAATTCTTGTGTTTGTTTTTCAATATTTCTGTTCGTTAAAAGTATGTTTGGTTTTCTTCTGGGTTTGCAACTAAAATTTCTGTTGTATCTGAAAGAGAATAAGGTTTAGTGATTTCTGAAATAACTTTAATATCTATTGAAAGAGAATTTCCATTTCTCTTCACAATTAGTTTATTTTTTAAAGAAACATTAAGATCTTCTTTTGCATAACCATCATAATTTTTGGTTTCAGTGATTTGTTTTCTCTTCATTCTCCTGTTCCTGGGTCTCCTTCTGCTCCTGAAACCCTGCATAGCGATATCAATATCTCTCTGTTCTCGTTTCTCGTGCAGTGTATTTATATTTTCTAAATAATTGCATTAGTGGTAAAACTTCTGAGTTAGCAGAACTTAAAGAATATGTGCTAAAATCAATTTCTTTTGAAGGTTCTGTTGAAAGCGAACTAATTGGTATAATTCAAGTTTCTCTGCAACATAATTACCATCA
This genomic interval carries:
- a CDS encoding IS30 family transposase, which translates into the protein MLKNNEYSFNEIADKLKIHRISLYHEIKKNSDLYGYIACSAQNKHDIRRQWSEQIKLRNTFEKYLEFSKLFLSKFDKKTWGVEVTYLVITNNYPEVNHPSLRTVFNWINSGIWVITRDDRLRKIYKKGRKRYISAVERLVGKRWVVPYWARPSKIDDRTDFGHWELDLIVGKTGLKQNHLLTFVERKSRFGLIKKVYSKDPWKILITLWDLIKEYRLNVKSITTDNGFEFNKLFYLGYRLKIKIYLTDPYASFEKGTIEHYNGIVRRFFKKRTNFNNVSDEKIKEIQDKINQMPRKIHGYLSADEIFFDLNYYKEKWNPIPMEEKLFTKIQRRRPSNTSRNKFFKNKY
- a CDS encoding anhydro-N-acetylmuramic acid kinase gives rise to the protein MKNNYYAIGLMSGTSLDGLDIAYVNIKQNSSDPQDISVQLINFDIVEYPQTLKAKILKSFKEEFDSRFMCSLNFEIAHFYAQSVNDFIAKYNLDKAKVDFVATHGQTIYHLIDPSENEVKSTLQLGDISVLAQQVGITTIGDFRPADMANGGQGAPLVPMPDWLLLKKPNTIRLLQNIGGMGNVTVVKEDINEIFAFDTGPGNILIDLAMQKFYNQGYDKDAKVALSGQVNKALLEKLIQKDTDYLNIKPPKSTGRERYSIEYLNDVLVGFENIPHQDVVSTLTQYTAYSIYHAYTNYVLTNDTKAEIYVSGGGANNIYLMNALKEYFKPLDIPVNQSNVLNINIDAKEAIAFAVLGYLTLQKLPGNVPNATGAKKFSILGKIALV